CCTCTGCTTCAGGAATCTCATCAACAGGCATGTCATCGTTTACCGACATTTCTGCGTTCGCTGACATATTAGTCCTGCTCCTTGTCTTTATTTTGCAGGTATTCTTCAAATGATGGTGGTAACTCTAACGGATTTTTCCAATCTGGAAGAGATGGCCCGTCAGTGAGTGGCATCAAAGGAATGCCTTCAGCTTGGCGCTTCAATTGCTCTGCACGAATAAAGTTGTACTTGCGATGGCTGATCTTATTCATGGTAATGCCGTCACGAATAATCGTTGGGCGGATAAATACCATCAGATTACGTTTACGTTTGCTGGTTGTGGTCGATTTGAATATGTGACCCAGAATAGGAATGTCGCCAAGTAATGGAACTTTGGAAACACTTTCCTGAACGTCTTCGTCAATCATTCCACCTAGTACGATGGTATCGCCATCGTCAGCCATAACCGTGGTTTTGATTTCACGCTTGTTAATGGCGATATCCACGTTGGTAGCACCGCTGACGCTGGATACTTCTTGCTCGATAATCAACTGTACAGCCGAGCCTTCGTTAATCTGGGGCGTTACTTTCAACTTGGTACCCACTTCCTTACGGTCTACGGTCTGGAATGGGTTGCTGTTGTTAGAGCCGGTTGATGCACCTGTGATAATTGGCACTTCCTGACCCACAATAAAAAATGCTTCTTCATTGTCCATTGTGGTCAGATGAGGTGTTGCCAAAATGTTGGAGTTGGTATCGCTACTCACGGCTTGTATAACTGCGCCCCAGTCGTCTTTAATTACGCCTACAAGGAAGCCATTCACAGAGCCTAGCAGATTAGCTAACAGGGTAGGGTCGCCTTCCTGGGTTTCTTCCACTGGTGTTACGGTTCCAGTATCTGCACCGATAACATTGCTGCGGATGACTTTGTCGCGGGCTTGATCGGCTGCTACAGCTAATGAACCAATTGGCACTGTACCGTTGGTAAACTGCTGACCACCGCCTGCTTCTGTTGCCCATTGAACACCCAAACTGGTGCCGTCACCTTCAAAGACTTCTACTATGATGGCTTCAACCAGAACTTGGGCACGGCGTACATCCAACTGGCGAATAACTTCTTGCAGTGAAGCCATCATGTCGGGTTCTGCAGTGATAACCAGTGCATTGGAATCAACATGGGCATCAATACTGATATCTCGACCGCTGTTACGACGACGTGAACCGGCAGCGTTTCCACCTTTGTTTTCTTCTGCACTAATACTGGCGCTTACACCCTGAAGTACCTTCACCAAGTCTTCGGCTTTGGCATATTTCAAGAAAGTAACGCGTGTATTACCATTGGACTCAAGCTCTTTGTCCAAGCGTTCAACCAAGGTAATGATACGTTGTCTGGCTTTGATATCACCACTAACGATAACGCTATTGGTACGGTCATCGGCGACAATCTTGGGTTCCAGATTGGCTGGTGTCGCTTGCTTGGCCTGGGAATTATTGATGCTATCAATAATACGAACCATCTCTGAGGCTGAAGCGTATCTCAGTTTAACTATATCAACTTCACGGTCACCGGCCTGGTCTACACGTTCGATAATTTCTACCAATCGGTTTACTACTGCTGCACGTCCGGTGAGCATCATTACGTTCGATGGGTCGTGACTGATAACGTTACCACCGCCAGCCTGGTCGTTTAATTGGCGCAAAATAGGGGCTAGTTCGCGTACAGGGACGCTATAAACCGGAACCACTCGCGTGATCATTTCATCGCCGTCGAACACCTGACCGTCAATAACCGGAATATTCGATGTTTTGGCGTCTTTGTCGCGAACAACTTTCAGTACGCCACTTGGCATTTCTACAACCGCAAAACCGTACACTTGCAGAACGTTAAGGAAGAATTGGTAATACTGCTCTTCAGAAAGAAGATCGTAACTTCTTACGGTAATTTTACCGCGTACGTTAGGGTCAACAATGATGGTTTTTTTGAGGTTTTTACCAACAATATTAATAAACTCGGTGATTTCAGTGCCTTTGAAATTTGGCGAGTATTCCGCTGCAAAAGCGGGGCTGGCAACTGTCGGTAGTAAGAATACCGATGTCGCTAGCAGGGTTTTTAGGACTTGGGTGATAAGCCTCATTTTCTTATCCTTATTCATCTTGACCTTGTTCAGGAAGTTCAATCAGTACTTCTTCTTCAATGCCATTTCGCATCAAGGTGATTTGTAATTGTTGTGCCCGGGTTAGCACTTCAAACATTTGTTTAGCTTGTTCCTGGTCGGTTAAGTCCAAGCCATTAATGCTGGTAATAATATCGTTGGGTTGTAAAAAGCCTTCGCTAAATAAGCTCTTGTCTTTACCCGGATTAACACGGAAACCTTCGACATCTCCTTCGTTTTGCACTACCTGAATGTCGATGTAATCAACGAACTGTAGGGGTTTGTTACGCACATCATTAAGTTCTTTCAGGGGGACAGGGCTACGGTATTTATTCAGCACTTCGCGTTCAGGTTCTACTTCTCTTGCAACTTGTTCATCAACAAGTTTTTCAAAGTCTTCACCTTCCAGCATTAGCGTTTCCATTCGGGAACCGTTTTGAATGATGATTCGATCTTCGTAAACTTCGTGAACAGTTGCGTTAGTGCCCTCTACTTTCTCACCAATACCATAGGTTACCTGTGTCCCCTTGTTAGCAATAATAGCTGCGCCTGCCTGCGTTTCTGTAGAAGAAACAACACCAGTAAGTGTCAAATTCAAATTAGTCTGGGGTGCGTCGGTAACAACGACTTCTTGTTTCACCGGCTTTTCTTCGGCATTCCCAAACAGGTTTAAGCGTTGAATGCCGTTTATGTTTGCTGATTGTTGCTGGTTATTACGAGGAGTATTTCGAGCACTCTGTTGGTTTTGCGCGCTAGCTTCCTGTTCAGGTTCTGGAATAAACCGCCAGGTTATTTCTGCTGCCAACATCACCAAATAGACAACCAACAGCACGACAACAACAGTATTAATATACTGCTGGTATCGTTGCAAATACTGCCACATCTGATTGATGGAAATTCCGTTAGTTGTCATAAAAATTCGTCTTTTTGTCGTCTAAATTCCGAATGTTGTGCAAATCTCTACCCTGATGCAAGGCTGCACATAATAGATGGTCACAAAAAAGGGTACAACTCTAATGCAGACTAATTACAAAAAAATAACAAGAGAGGCGTTTTTTTTGTCAAATTCCATATACAAGGCATCAAGCTCACGATATCTAAAAGAGCACCAGACTCACACCTTAAGGCAATTCATTGAATGATTGCTGAACAGAAGCCTGTTACGAAATGTAATCGGTAATATATTTGCACATCATTGCTCTTTTGCCTAGAGGTGTTGGTACATTGGCTGGGAAATTATTTTTCTGAGAAAAATTCCAAGTTAGCATCGAAATGCTTAAAAAATGCTCATTCTGCAAAGTTTGTCGATTAAACAGTAGCAGTCAATCTACACTTATTTATATGCAGTAACTTATCATTTTTATAAAACCTGACCCAGTGGCTCGAAGCGCCGTAAAATTGAGGTATAATTCGCGGTCAAGTTGGGTAACTGAATTTTGGATTTATTATGGCTGATAAATCACAACCTTCTGACAATCCTCCGGTTCGCCTGGACAAGTGGTTGTGGGCAGCTCGATTCTTTAAAACGCGAGCTGTTGCCAGAGACATGGTTCAATCTGGTAAGGTTCACTATAACAATGCGCGCTCCAAACCCGGCAAGATAGTCGAGTTGGGTGCTATTGTTGTAATACCTCAGGGTTTCGATAATAAAGAGGTTGTCATTGAGGCTATTACTGACAAGCGTCAGGGAGCCGCTATTGCACAGACTTTATATAGCGAAACGCCTGAGAGTATCGAAAAGCGTGAAAAAAACAGATTGGCTCGCCAAACTCATAGTTTTCATAGCCCCAAACCAGATAACAGACCCGACAAAAAACAGCGTCGTGAGATTATTAAGTTAAAACACAGCTAAATAAGTGTGATTAACTGCAAGTCAGCCACAGAAATTTATCGCAGACTCGCCGTGAATCAATCCTTTGAGGCTCCACAGCCGCTTCGCCGATTCATTAAGTGAAAAGCAGGGCTGAGGGGCTGCTCAAAGCTTTCTGTTACTGATTGATAGTTTGGAACAGCTATTTAGCATAATCAATGGTGTTGAATTATTAGATTTTATGAATTTCCGGAGTTCCCTTGAGTAAACCTACACTAGACCAATTGCATCGATTTATCTTTTCTGATGCCAACATCCGTGGTGAGCTGGTTCAATTGAAAGATAGTTATCATTCCGTATTGGAATCTCATCCGTATCCACTTGCTATACAGCAACTGTTAGGAGAAATGATGCTGGCAACCAGCTTGTTGACAGCAACCTTAAAGTTTAAAGGTGAGGTTAGTTTCCAGATCCAGAGTGAGGGTGGCCTAAAGTATGCGGTTGTCAGTGGTACACATGATCAACAGATGCGAGCGATTGCCCGTTTTGATCAAAGTATCTCGGATCAGTGTTTTACTGAATTGGTTGATAACAAAGGCACTTTGGCGATTACTATCATGCCGGAAAAAGGGCAACAGTATCAGGGAGTGGTTGCTTTGGATAAGCCTTCGTTGGCTGAGTGTCTGGAAGGGTATTTTCAACAATCAGAACAGCTGGCAACAAAAGTGGTATTGCATACTCGTTTAAGAGGTGATGAAGCTGTTGCTGCTGGAATGCTGTTACAAGTGATACCTGAGTCCGATATTTCTCATCAAAATCAAAATGAGAGTTTTGAGCATTTATCCCAGTTAACTCAAACGATTACCTGTGATGAATTGGTGGATTTGCCTGTGGGGGATATTCTTCATCGTCTTTATCATCAAGAAGATGTACAGCTGTATGAACCTGTTCCTGTCACTTTTTCATGTAGTTGTAGCCGCGAAAAGATTGCTAATGCATTAGCCGGGATCCCTAGAGAAGAGCTTTGGGATATTCTGCAAGAAAAGGGTAGTATCGTAACCAACTGCCACTATTGTTTGGCTGAATATCAATTTTCTGCACAAGATATTGAAGAAATGTTTGTTGAAGAAATTGGTGATCCAGATATAAAACATTAAATGTGGTGGTTGAAATTTAGTTTTTGATATTTCAGATTGCCCATTCTCTATTTTTATTTAACCCATTGTTTTTAATGGGTTAAATAATCTATTTTTGTTTTCTTTATTATTATTTTACATTTGTATTTCTTGTTTATAATTTTTAATTCGATATGGAAATCACTTCCCCTCTTTGATTTATTCTAATAGCTGCTAAACTTCGATTATTAACAAGGAGCAGGGAATATACTTATGCTACGAAGTGAAGTTATTAGTACTTGTTTGGTTAATTCTGAATATTTTGATGATATGGAGTCTGCAAAGGTTGCAGTGAAGTCTCTGTTTTTACAGACTTTTCCAAAAGAGGACTTTAAAAAGTGGGA
Above is a window of Paraneptunicella aestuarii DNA encoding:
- the gspC gene encoding type II secretion system protein GspC, translated to MTTNGISINQMWQYLQRYQQYINTVVVVLLVVYLVMLAAEITWRFIPEPEQEASAQNQQSARNTPRNNQQQSANINGIQRLNLFGNAEEKPVKQEVVVTDAPQTNLNLTLTGVVSSTETQAGAAIIANKGTQVTYGIGEKVEGTNATVHEVYEDRIIIQNGSRMETLMLEGEDFEKLVDEQVAREVEPEREVLNKYRSPVPLKELNDVRNKPLQFVDYIDIQVVQNEGDVEGFRVNPGKDKSLFSEGFLQPNDIITSINGLDLTDQEQAKQMFEVLTRAQQLQITLMRNGIEEEVLIELPEQGQDE
- the hslR gene encoding ribosome-associated heat shock protein Hsp15 — its product is MADKSQPSDNPPVRLDKWLWAARFFKTRAVARDMVQSGKVHYNNARSKPGKIVELGAIVVIPQGFDNKEVVIEAITDKRQGAAIAQTLYSETPESIEKREKNRLARQTHSFHSPKPDNRPDKKQRREIIKLKHS
- the hslO gene encoding Hsp33 family molecular chaperone HslO — protein: MSKPTLDQLHRFIFSDANIRGELVQLKDSYHSVLESHPYPLAIQQLLGEMMLATSLLTATLKFKGEVSFQIQSEGGLKYAVVSGTHDQQMRAIARFDQSISDQCFTELVDNKGTLAITIMPEKGQQYQGVVALDKPSLAECLEGYFQQSEQLATKVVLHTRLRGDEAVAAGMLLQVIPESDISHQNQNESFEHLSQLTQTITCDELVDLPVGDILHRLYHQEDVQLYEPVPVTFSCSCSREKIANALAGIPREELWDILQEKGSIVTNCHYCLAEYQFSAQDIEEMFVEEIGDPDIKH
- the gspD gene encoding type II secretion system secretin GspD, whose protein sequence is MRLITQVLKTLLATSVFLLPTVASPAFAAEYSPNFKGTEITEFINIVGKNLKKTIIVDPNVRGKITVRSYDLLSEEQYYQFFLNVLQVYGFAVVEMPSGVLKVVRDKDAKTSNIPVIDGQVFDGDEMITRVVPVYSVPVRELAPILRQLNDQAGGGNVISHDPSNVMMLTGRAAVVNRLVEIIERVDQAGDREVDIVKLRYASASEMVRIIDSINNSQAKQATPANLEPKIVADDRTNSVIVSGDIKARQRIITLVERLDKELESNGNTRVTFLKYAKAEDLVKVLQGVSASISAEENKGGNAAGSRRRNSGRDISIDAHVDSNALVITAEPDMMASLQEVIRQLDVRRAQVLVEAIIVEVFEGDGTSLGVQWATEAGGGQQFTNGTVPIGSLAVAADQARDKVIRSNVIGADTGTVTPVEETQEGDPTLLANLLGSVNGFLVGVIKDDWGAVIQAVSSDTNSNILATPHLTTMDNEEAFFIVGQEVPIITGASTGSNNSNPFQTVDRKEVGTKLKVTPQINEGSAVQLIIEQEVSSVSGATNVDIAINKREIKTTVMADDGDTIVLGGMIDEDVQESVSKVPLLGDIPILGHIFKSTTTSKRKRNLMVFIRPTIIRDGITMNKISHRKYNFIRAEQLKRQAEGIPLMPLTDGPSLPDWKNPLELPPSFEEYLQNKDKEQD